Proteins co-encoded in one Natronorubrum daqingense genomic window:
- a CDS encoding AbrB/MazE/SpoVT family DNA-binding domain-containing protein, with protein MGNTSNEANRGETLSLTVDDRGRVTLPKEIRERLGIESNDEIPATLVGSVLEVNPKPSSKLETATADRDDWTNTTPVDAGETLFGPMDR; from the coding sequence ATGGGAAACACGTCAAACGAAGCAAATCGGGGCGAAACGCTCTCGCTCACGGTAGACGACCGGGGGCGGGTGACGCTCCCCAAGGAAATCAGGGAGCGACTCGGAATCGAATCGAACGACGAGATCCCCGCGACCCTCGTCGGTTCTGTACTCGAGGTTAACCCGAAACCGAGTTCGAAGCTGGAGACGGCAACGGCAGACCGAGACGACTGGACGAACACGACTCCGGTTGATGCCGGAGAGACGCTCTTCGGGCCGATGGATCGGTGA
- a CDS encoding type II toxin-antitoxin system VapC family toxin: MNESLPTEVTVLTDVNVLAIGLTDDHPAHDDVYPWIQNALDGPNVLLVFDYYPLRAQYLMTSNFGVDAVAARNAVQSLVSSPARIVSATETTLLEAYDISAEKNHDVYDAFILALARSYDADYLLTTDGDFDDLCAGEDVTYVNPIPTEKHEKLTLIDG; encoded by the coding sequence ATGAACGAGTCGCTACCGACCGAAGTCACGGTTCTCACTGACGTGAACGTTCTCGCGATCGGTCTGACCGACGATCACCCGGCGCACGACGACGTGTATCCGTGGATCCAAAACGCTCTCGACGGGCCAAACGTGTTGCTCGTGTTCGATTACTACCCGCTGCGAGCGCAGTATCTCATGACGAGTAATTTCGGCGTGGATGCAGTTGCTGCGCGAAACGCCGTTCAATCGCTCGTGAGCAGCCCTGCCCGAATCGTGAGCGCCACTGAGACGACGCTGCTCGAGGCGTATGATATTAGCGCCGAGAAAAATCACGACGTGTACGACGCCTTTATTTTGGCTCTTGCGCGGTCGTACGACGCAGATTATTTACTCACGACCGATGGTGATTTTGACGACCTGTGTGCTGGTGAAGACGTGACGTACGTCAACCCAATTCCGACGGAGAAGCACGAAAAACTCACACTCATCGATGGGTAG
- a CDS encoding stage II sporulation protein M translates to MNGSDDDRDGWPETESERREEYGVATDRESERDDSWESDHPTVDLADDDGRGRSSSPAPAGDPGRDRDPSPADPPDSAAIRNWTLLSAALAVISLATAAAIFGTYEAPTATAGAVVLGAGFGLIAVAGRSFPLIFGYLDDAWSEHRRYVGFSAGLFAFGILVGALLYAAGINLIDLLLEIVAEELGEDELPGGEGELADEETIELSATFFIVNNTPPFLASIFGALTLGFFTFVIMVFNGVIVGNIAAFTGMESGFGIVVALLAPHGIFELTALFVAAGVGFRFLYRAGERLAGTRDALFTKRYLVGTLALVVFAWLVLVLAAFVEAYVTFLVAEALFPDAV, encoded by the coding sequence ATGAACGGGAGCGATGACGATCGTGACGGCTGGCCCGAGACGGAATCGGAGCGTCGCGAGGAGTACGGCGTCGCGACCGACAGGGAATCCGAACGAGACGACTCGTGGGAGTCGGACCATCCGACCGTCGACCTCGCCGACGACGATGGGCGAGGACGGTCCTCGAGTCCGGCTCCGGCGGGGGACCCGGGACGAGACCGCGATCCGTCACCGGCGGACCCGCCGGATTCGGCGGCGATTCGCAACTGGACGCTGCTCTCGGCTGCGCTGGCGGTGATCTCGCTGGCGACCGCAGCGGCGATTTTCGGCACCTACGAGGCCCCGACGGCTACGGCCGGGGCCGTCGTCCTCGGCGCGGGCTTCGGGTTGATTGCCGTCGCCGGCCGGTCGTTCCCGCTGATTTTCGGCTACCTCGACGACGCCTGGTCCGAGCACCGACGGTACGTCGGATTTTCGGCCGGACTGTTCGCGTTCGGTATCCTCGTCGGAGCCCTGCTCTACGCCGCCGGGATCAACCTGATCGATCTGTTGCTCGAGATCGTCGCCGAGGAGTTAGGCGAGGACGAACTCCCCGGCGGCGAGGGTGAGTTGGCCGACGAGGAGACCATCGAACTCTCGGCGACGTTCTTCATCGTCAACAACACGCCGCCGTTTCTGGCGTCGATTTTCGGCGCGCTCACGCTCGGCTTCTTCACGTTCGTCATCATGGTCTTCAACGGCGTCATCGTCGGGAATATCGCCGCGTTCACCGGCATGGAAAGCGGGTTCGGAATCGTCGTTGCCCTGCTCGCCCCCCACGGCATCTTCGAACTGACGGCGCTGTTCGTCGCCGCCGGCGTGGGCTTTCGGTTCCTCTACCGCGCCGGGGAACGACTCGCGGGAACTCGAGACGCGCTGTTCACGAAACGGTATCTCGTGGGGACGCTCGCGCTGGTCGTCTTCGCCTGGCTGGTGCTCGTACTCGCCGCGTTCGTCGAGGCCTACGTGACGTTCCTGGTCGCGGAGGCGCTGTTCCCCGACGCGGTCTAA
- a CDS encoding phosphotransferase family protein has protein sequence MPTDPIEQIVATAFDADVRTRWQPKSGSVAETTVVELENARGDVPQRLVCKRGGASVWTGDVIEPAVLELLEQRSELPVPSVLAFGDIVDETGTAREADPLERWACYEYLEGTNPGPRYATLEPAVRRRLVADAGAHLGRLHGMSELEFERVGGLARGENGTDLVLREPAGWHAVDSDTLREQLPISVPPAGGDDRRPVLTHGDYQPSNLLVDDSGAITAVLDWGNAHVTHAEYALARAEIRFVDGYAGRLSRGERRRLRAAFRASYARHAPLEAGFGRRAPLEKLRWVVQSGSNYARLLGEDRGRRQLWRQCRRLLE, from the coding sequence ATGCCAACCGACCCTATCGAGCAAATCGTCGCGACGGCGTTCGACGCCGACGTTCGGACCCGCTGGCAACCCAAGTCGGGCTCGGTCGCCGAGACGACCGTAGTCGAACTCGAGAACGCTCGCGGCGACGTTCCGCAGCGACTCGTCTGCAAGCGCGGCGGAGCCAGCGTCTGGACCGGCGACGTGATCGAACCCGCCGTCCTCGAGTTGCTCGAGCAGCGGAGTGAGCTGCCCGTTCCGAGCGTGTTGGCATTCGGGGACATCGTGGATGAGACGGGAACGGCGCGCGAGGCTGACCCACTCGAGCGATGGGCGTGTTACGAGTACCTCGAGGGGACGAATCCCGGTCCTCGGTACGCTACTCTCGAGCCTGCCGTGCGTCGGCGACTGGTGGCCGACGCGGGGGCGCACCTGGGGCGACTGCATGGGATGTCGGAACTCGAGTTCGAGCGCGTCGGTGGGCTTGCCCGCGGAGAGAACGGCACCGACCTCGTCCTGCGTGAGCCGGCGGGATGGCACGCCGTCGATTCGGATACACTCCGCGAGCAGCTCCCGATCTCGGTTCCGCCGGCCGGCGGCGACGACAGACGGCCAGTGTTGACACACGGCGACTACCAGCCCAGCAACCTGCTAGTCGACGATAGCGGCGCGATCACGGCCGTCCTCGATTGGGGCAACGCTCACGTCACCCACGCCGAGTACGCCCTCGCGCGAGCGGAGATTCGGTTCGTCGACGGCTACGCGGGACGGCTGTCTCGAGGTGAACGCCGACGGCTTCGGGCGGCGTTTCGAGCGTCGTACGCCCGTCACGCGCCACTCGAGGCCGGCTTCGGGCGACGAGCGCCGCTCGAGAAGCTGCGGTGGGTGGTGCAGTCAGGGTCGAATTACGCTCGACTCTTGGGGGAGGATCGCGGGCGGCGACAGCTATGGCGACAGTGTCGTCGGCTCCTCGAGTGA